AGCTATTGTTGCAAGTATTTCTTGTTCTGTCTTATCGTTATTGCACCAGTTAACTAGTAGTTTTCCTGTTCCGCTTGTTATCTTAAATTCTGGCTTTCCAGAGAATAGATTTGTACGATCCTTAGATGCTATTACTAAATGGTTGTCATTTATAATTTCAAAGCAAGTGGTCATTTCGAAATCTAGACCTTCGCGAGTTATATCCTTCAATCCCACCTTAACAACTTTGGTTTTACCATTAGCATCCTTATCCATGGAATAATCTATTTTCTTTCTTACTGTTGTAATAACATGGCAAGTTGATGCTAATATTGCATCAATAAATGCTTGATGCCTGGGACTTACGCGACTCCAGTCTTGGAACCTTCCACCTAGTTGTTCATGGATTTGGAGGCATCCACCCTTTCCGTTCCATTCATGTGTGATTGAATCAATAATTATTACTTCCATCGAAGCTTTTTCACATGTTTTAAGAGCCTCAATATATCTTTCTGGAGAATACGGAGCTTCCAGGTTTAGAGTGTTGTATTCGCCAAGTGCAGCATAGAGATTTGCTGAGCCATTTTCAGTGTCTATTACTGCTATTTTAGACCAATCATTGGTCATTCCAAACGCCATTAATAGGGCTGAGTAGCTCTTACCAAATCCACTTGGACTCGATATTCCTATTCTTAATTTTACTCGTTGTTTTTGAGCTTTTTGTAAATTCATTATAATTCGTATTTAAAATTTTAGTTAATAAAAAAGGGTCATATTCCATTTTGGAATAAAACCCTTACTCGAAAAAGTTGAATTGGCGACTACATCACTAATTCTTGCTCAATTACTTGTTCTGAAAATTCAGCAAGTGATTCTGCAGATTTACTAACAGTTACACCATCTCGGTCTGAAACAAGAAGTATATCAGTAGCTTCAAGGTCAAACACATAATTAGTTTTCCTGTAAACAGGTGCGCCAAGATGAGTGATTATTTCACCCTCAGTGCCTTTGCGCTTTGGTTCCTGTCCTTCATAAAAAGGCTCTAAGCTTTCAGTAACAACTACTTTTCCTTCGATAGGATAAGGTGCGTCCTCAATAAGAATTGCCTCCATAGCCTTCGCATCCAACTCATTAAGGGTTATGAATGCTGACCTGTTTGCAAAGGACATGAACCCATTATTTATTACAGGCGCACGCTGGTCTACACGTACTTTACCAAAAGTTTCCCCTTCAGTATTTTCAAAATAAGTAACAATTGCACCAGTTACGGGGTGAGCCTTTATAATTGGCTTGTTTGAAAGAACATTGGATTTATCCATGATTTCAAATGATTTAAATTAAGTTGTTTTGAAGGCACAACATTTGCCTGAAAGTAAACTGATTACTCCCAAAGCATAAAAAGAGTTGAGCGTGAAGTTTTGGTTTTTTTAATGAGTTAGCAGGAAGGTAAGATTGGCGACGTTTTTGGACTAATTAAACATCCCTTTTTAAAATTTCATGACATGAATTGTGGTACCCCAAGTGCCCAATTTATTAAAAAGGGAGGGGGTGCCTGTGGTATTATGTTGTGTTCGACTATGAAAACAATTTAAAAAAAAATTTAAAAAAAATAAAATTCTCGTGAATACTGCCCCATGATTAGTATAGTAGAAAATAAAAAGGGGTTTTTGGAATTACAGTAGATTCATCTTTTCATTTATACTATTCCATTAAATAACACCTGTTAAAAAATGGACATATTTTATAGTTTCTTATATATAGAGTAAACCTGAAATATAAAATATGTCCATAAATTTACAGATGAATACTCATTTGCTATCTAGTTGTTTCTTCGCGGTTGTTCTTTATTATTAATAAATTATTGTTTTTCAGCGTAATGCATGTGCCTTCAATGACTTTTAATTCTTTCTGGAGACTATTTATCATTTAGCTTTATAAAGCCATAAATGGCTAATCCACCAACTACTAATATGCCTAATGCTTTTATGCTGTTGCCAACTCCATCACCAAAGCTATGCCCGTCCATCATCCCTGTAAAGCCCCATAGACAAAGAAAAAAAGCAATTATTCCTATAAAAGCACATCCATTATTGTTGCTTTCTTTTTTCATTATTTAATGAAAGTGTATTAAAATTTAAATTTTGTTGCTTTTTTGCCACCTAACCTCCTTATATCAATCATTTCAATTTCAAATTCATAAATGTTTTGTTTTTTATTTTCATGTTTTTCAAGAAGCTCTTCATTTAAATGATTAATATGCTCCATACTACCAGCTTGAAATACTTCAGTTTTAACAATTTTATTAGAATTTGAACTATTCTTGATCAAAGAGGCGGAGGCTTTAAATAAATATTGGTCTTTAGTATACTCCACTTTTAGCCCTCCATCAATATTATTGCCTGATATCAAATACATTATATTGCGCTTACTCATATCATATTTTAATGCAGGATTAGACTCAGATAATTTATACCCTTCTTCTTCCTTATCCTTGAATAAGGTCAAAAATAATTCAGCGATCTTACTAGAATCTGTTGTATTGCCGCTTATTTTTATTGAATGTGGTAGCTTATCTGAATTTCTGATTACAACTGGCTTTCCAATTAATTCACCTTTTGTTGTATAGAGTGTGATTTCATTTTCACCATATTTTTTCACAAGCTCATCTACTTTGTTTTGTGTGTGCCCAAATACACTAAAAATTAAAATGAACATTATCATCATAGTTGTTTTCATATTGCTTCTTTTTAAATTTGAAATGCACTTATGATTAACCATTTTCATCATTGTAATTGATATTCTTTAGCATTGTAATTATAAATAACTATACTACTTTCTCCACTCATAATTTCAAAATCATTTTCCTTTTCATTTGGACTTGGATAATTACCATCTCTATCCCCTCGAATAGCTGCTAATTGGATATAAACAGCCGTAGGGCCATTATTAGTAATGGTAAAAACTGGATTGTTTGAGTTATCAAAAATTACTGTAAGCTTGTCTAATAAGGCGGTAATAGTTTTGGTTTGTTCAACTGGATTTCCTTGAGTTGGTGAATGGTTTGCTTTTACAAAAATATTGTCGCTACTACTACTTCCAAAGTCATTTGCAACATATATAACTTCATGCTTATAGTTAATAGTATCATTCTCTGTTTGACCAGAATCATCATCACTACAAGAGCTTAGAATAACTCCTATTAACAGGAGTATTAAAAATTTACATTTTTTCATAATATTAAGTTTTGTTAAGTTCAGCCTTGGGGAGACTAATTATTAATTTTAGATGCACTTTCCCATGGTACAAAATTGTTTATAAGGACTCTATTTTCTTTATGGGAATCCTCAATTTAGGGCTTTTTATATGCCCTAAAGTTAATTAAATTATTAGTATTGCGGTCTTACGTCCGCATTAAATCCTGTGGCAATCTATTCTTTTGTTACATGGTTGACGTAAACAAAAGGATATGTAATTATATTGCTTTGGAATGGATAAGCTCTAGTAAGTCCAATCGGAGTTTTGCTCTTGACCATAATATTGACGAAAAGACTGTTAGAAAGATTATCCAAGAAGATGGTTACAGAATTCCTGTTAAAACACTTCAAAAAATATGTGATGCTAGAGAAATAAGATTATCTCAATTTTTTGAATTGCTAAATTTATAATAGGAGACCTCTCTAATTTCCAATTGAAAGTTGGCAACTTGACCTCGACAACTTTGACAGATTATTTATAGCTTTTTAAATGGTACCTTGATATGGGCACTATATTTATCTAATTCTATTCCATGTTTAAAACTTCGAACTTCAATAATTTTATTCTCTACTGATCCGTACACTAATTCCAAGTAGAATTTATCAACGGCATAAAATTTATGCTTATATGATTGAAATAATTACTCATTTTTACTTTTAACATAAAATTTGATGAAATGAAAAAATTAAAATTTGAAGATTTACCAAAAGCAATGGAATTAGCACTTGAAAAACTGACAACCATAGAACATCAATTAAATGATTTAAAACTATACTTTCAGCCTAAAGAACCAGTTGAACTAATGACCAGAAATGAAGTAACTGAATATTTAAAAATAAATATGACCACTTTATGGAATTGGACAAATAAAAGAAAACTTACAGCATATGGGATTGGAGCTAGGGTTTATTATAAAAGAAGTGAGATAGAGAAATCCATTATTAGATTTAAAAAATAATGAGTTTAATCTATGATTTATTTGTAAGAAAGTGATTATATTAGCAATGATTCTTAATAATTCAATTAAACACCATATAAATCAACACATATCCGTCTAAATTGGCATAATATTAAGTATTCAATAAATCATATAACTAAGTTGTATGCAATGCAAAAAAAAGCACTATGGAATCTAACTCTGCAATAGTTTCAGGAAGAACTTTATTGATAAGTGTAGGAATTGAAGAATATCTGCGAACGTCTGATTTTAGTAAAGTTAGATACGCAAATAAAGATGCATCTGAATTAAAAAAAGCATTTGAAATTGATTCAACAATAGACGAGAACGAAATTGTACTTCTAATAAATCAACAAGCGACAAAATCTACAATTAAAAAAGAACTTGAAAAGATAACTCAAAAAGCAACTAAATTTGATAGAATAATATTCTTTTTTGCTGGACACGGTGCATATTCAGAAGGACAAAATTGGATAGTCCCTTTTGATGCTTATAAAACAGACATTACGAATACTGGAATTTCAATTAAAGAAATACTATCTCTTTTTAGAAAGTCGGACTGCAAAAGAAATATTATGTTCTTCGATTGCTGTCACAGCGGATTTGAACTTGGAGAAGATGAAAGGAATTTAAATTCTGCATTCGAAATAGAAGATTTACTTTACCTCTATAAAGATGAGGAATATTGTTCTGGATTTGCATCATCAAAATCAACAGAGACTTCTGTTTCTAATGATGTTTTACGTAATGGAGTTTGGTCGAGTTTTTTAATTAGGGCTTTAACTGGTAAAGCAAATAATAAAATTTATGAAGATGGTATTTTGTTTAACGATAATCTACAGGATTTTCTAAATAAAAATGTCAAAGATTTTGTTAAGAGAAATACTACTGACAGAAAAGACCAAACACCCACTTGTTTTGGCAATTTTACAAATCGCTTTCCAATTATCAACATTAACCCAATTATAGAGCAGAAGCTTATTTCACAATCTTACTCAAATATTTCTTTTAAACGAATATCAATGTTAAGTGAAGAAAGAGGAGATGTTAAAAGTTTAAACGGTTTTATAAAAGGTAAACATAAAGTACCTAATTATAAAAACTCAACAACCGAAGATTTTATAAAATCCTGTAGTTTAAGAGAAATATTCGAAGATATTGGAGAAATTACAGACTCAATAAAAAAATTAAATTATAAAAGAAAGGAAGTGGAAACCAATATTGAAAACGGCTTTGCTTCTATTTCAACACCTGATTTTACTTACTTTATTAATATTGAACAATTGGACGAAGAACCAAGCGAATACATTTTAACACGCACTTTAGAAGAATTCAAAGATTCCCAAATAATTGATTCCGATAAATTTAATTCGATTTTTGAAAAATCTTTCGATGAATTAAAATTTGACTTATCTAAATCTATAGATATAGAAAACCTTATTGACCACATAGAAGATTTAGAAAACGATAAAATCAAAGTAGATTTTGACCACAATAATCTTAATTGGTGTAAGATAAACATCGAAGGATTAGAGTATGATATTGTAGTAGAACCAAATTCGATTTCAATTACATACTACCGAATGACTAGTCCTTTTAACTTAATTAAAGCATTTGAAAAAACCCATAATACTCTATTAAACACACCTGAATTAAAAATACTTGAATAAGCAATGCATACAACAAAGAACTGAGTTAAAAAACAAGCAATATTAGGCTAATTTAGAAACAAAGTTTTCATCATAAGGTCTTCCAGATTTTGCAATAGCAAATGCCTGCTTTAATAACTTATTTGCTACAGCAATTAATGCTAATTTTTTGCTTTTTCCTTTATTAACTAATCTTTCATAAATTTCTCTACAAGCCTTGTTATGCTTACAGGCTGAAAAAGCGCATAGAAACAGTAGATTTCTCAGCTTCTTGTTACCAACCTTGCTTATTCTACTTCGACCTCTTACGCTACTACCGGATAATCTTATAGTTGGAGTAATCCCAACATAACTGCATAGCTGCGATGCTGTCTCAAACTTCTTAAAGCCATCAGTTACTACTATTAAAAACAAGGCAGTCTTTACTCCCATACCTGGGATACTGTTTAATAATGTTAATTGATATTGTTGGTCTTGTTTCACTAAAGCTAATAGGCGTTCCTCGATCGCGGCAATCTCCTTTTTTAAATGCTTTACATGACGCTTTAATGAACGATATACAAACTTTGAAGGTATTCCTAAAGTTTCTTCCCCATGAAGTTTATTCTTTGATGCCGTACTCTGTTTTATGTAACTATCTAGTAATCTAAAGAGCTGCAAGCATTCGCTCTGGACTTCATTTAAAGCTGTGTAAAGAGGAACACCATTCATTTGTCCATACTCACAAATAGCTTTAGCATCACTCTTATCTGTCTTTACTTTGGCCAACTTCATCTGGATAAAGCGTTTTACTGACAGCGGATTCACAACAGATACACAAACTCCTGACTTGAATAAAAACTGAGCTAAACGGTAATGATAATAGCCTGTTGCTTCCATGACTACTAATGCGCCTTTTGACACATAATTTAAAAAGCTTTTAAATCCTCTCTCATCATTTTTAAACTGGGTGTGACCTGTTTGGGAACCATAAACATCAAAGACATCTTTACTAATGTCTAATCCATAAATTTCACTATATTTATTCATAAGAACTGTATTTGGAAAGAACGAGCTACTGACGTTTCAACAACTTGAAATCGAGATCTAAGGTCTCACAGAACTGAACGAAATCTTAGTAGTAAAAGAGAGAGGGTTATCAATGTTGTCGAAGTCTAGGCTTCACCGTATATACTAATCTTATTTCTCTCTTTTGTTCTTTCTATTAGTTATCTAATTTAATGAAAGACAAACTTAAGCAGTATATAAGCTATGGCTTGGCCTGTCGTCACTTGGAAAATCCTGCGGATTTTCAAAAGCCAGTTTTTATCAGGAAAGTCTGTGCCGAGTCACGCCACAGCTCATATACATCACCGTTGCCAGTAATTTAAAAACTCACAATATCAATAAATTCTTAATGATTAAGAAACTAAAAGACAAATTAAATAAAATCGAAAAATGGGAATTTTTAGGTTTTATATTTAACATACTTATATTTTTAATTGGATTTGGGGCTAGTGGAATATATTTAGTTGTAACTGGTTTTAATGGATCAAGCTATATATCAATAATCATTGGCATTCTTTTAGCTTCAATAGGTTTTGGTCACATATTCACTCAATACTTAGATAGATTTAAATTGTTGAATTACATAATGTATATTCCAGCAATTATAATCGGAGGTTTAGCTTTAATCACTATAGTCGGATTTGCTCTTTTACCATTTTCACCTGGAATAAACTTAAACATCGATTTAGGAATTTTAATATTAAAAGATGGTTTTGTTCGATTTGCACTTATAATTTTGGATTGTGTGCTAGCTTATAAAATGTTTAGGTATCTTAAAACTAAGATTAAAACAAAAAAACGGATTTAAATACTCATAAAATACTGAAAATAAAAAAAACTACTAGTAACACAGTATATAAAAAATTGCTAGTTTTAGTTAAACCAATGTTAGTTGCTCGTTTGCTAGCTTCTGATTTTCCTTCGGAAAATCCTCGCACACAAACACGCAACTTTCCATATACCAAACGTTAGCAACAATTAAAAAAAAACATGAGAGACGAATTCAAATACGAATTAATAGATAATCCTGTTTCATTCATTTGCTCTAAATGGATGTTGGATAGAACGCCTTTTATTTTCGGTGAAGACAGGATAAAATATATTGAGTGGAAAGAACAACTTGCTGAAAAACTTCAGGTGGATAGTAAATCTATGGTCTTTACTGGAAGTTCAAGTTGTGGTTTTAGCTTAAATCCAAATAAAAATTATCGTCAATTTCACGAGGATTCGGATATTGATATTGCTATTATTTCCGGATATCATTTTGACATAGCTTGGAAGACTTTAAGAAATTTAGGAACAAAACGTTTCGACCTAAATAGCGTCCAACAAAATAGCCTAAAAGAGCACGTTAACCGTTTAATTTATTGGGGAACTATTGCAACAGACAAAATATTAGAAATACTTCCATTCGGTAAAGAATGGACATTGCATTTACTTGATATGGAAAAGGTTGACCCAATAAATAATAAAACAATAAATATTAGAATTTATAAAGATTATGAGTCTCTGCGAGCATATCATATAAACAACATAACAAATTTAAGAACTCAACTCTTCGAGAATGAATAAAATGACAAATTTTTTAAACACAACAAACAGAAATGTGGCTTGGTTCAAAGGAGCTTTTGACCGAGGAGAATTGGATATGAAACCGCCTTTTCAACGAAACCCAGTTTGGGTGACGAAACAAAAAAGCTATCTAATAGACACTATATTAAATGAATATCCAATTCCAGAAATTTATATGCAGGAAACTGTGGATGAAAAAGGTAAAGCAAAATATATTATTGTGGATGGGCAACAAAGAACACGAGCAATGTTGGAATTTCTTGAAGGTAAATATTGCATTAACGCCAAGGAAAGTCCAGATTTTGCCGATATGTATTTTGAAGATTTAACCACAGACCAAAAAAAGACAATTTTTCAATACAATTTTGTAATTCGAGTTTTACCTGACATTCCAGACCCTCAATTGAGAGAAATATTTCAAAGATTAAATAAAAATGTTGTTTCGCTTAATAAACAAGAATTGCGACAAGCCACATATTGGGGGCCTTTTATAAAAACAATGAATACATTATCTGATAAAGATTATTGGAGCAAAATTGATGTTTTTACAGCCAACGATATCAGAAGAATGATTGATGTAGAATTTATTAGCGAATTGGCAATTTTTTATATGCACGGCTTCCAAAACAAAAAGGACAATTTAGATAAGTATTATGCACTTTATGAAGAAGAGTTTGAAAACAGTAAAGAGGTAATGGAAACTTTTGACACAGTAAATGGAGAAATTCTTAAGATTCTACCAGAAATAAATAATACAAGATGGAGTAAAAAAGCCGATTTTTATACATTATTTGGATTCTTTGCAAAACAAAAAGATGAACTTCCACTATCTAAAGATAAAAGAGAAATGGCAAGAAATAAGCTTTTAGAATTCGCAGAAGAGATTAACTACTTTGTAAAAACCGACAAAGGTGATGAGGAAGTAAGTTACAATCCAGAAACCAAAGAATATGGAAGAGGAATTAGAGCAACAACAGATTCAGGAAGTCGAAAAGTTAGAGAAAATGCCCTAAATATAAAACTCGAAGGGCTTTGGGAATAATAACTGGTGCTAACAATATATATATAAATAGCGAAAATCCTTGCTAACACTATGGTTTAGGCGTTTTTGGGAAGTCGTAAAATTTAAAAATTCGGCTTGAATATCATCCGAAAGGTTATCGCCTATTTTCAGAGCTACCTTTCATATACGGGGCCGTTTGAAATATAAAAAAATATGACTGAAATTTTATATAAATATAGAAGTCTTGATAATTTCAAGAATTTTGTAGATATTATTCTTAAAAATAGACTTTTCGCAGCTCCATATAAAGATCTGAATGATCCAATGGAAGGTCAATATTATTATAGAACTGGAGAATTAAATAGAAACATTCGGAGTAAGTTAACTGAAGAAAAAGGCAAACTAAGATTATGTTCGCTATCAAGGGTGAATAATAATGAATTAATGTGGTCTCATTACACAAATGGACAAAGAGGAGTTGCAATTGGATTAAGAATTAATGATGATAAATATACAGTTAGACCAATAGTATATAATGGACTTGCTTCAATACAAAATCAAAATTATAATGACCAGACTGCAATCGAGATTCTCAGTCATAAGTTAGCTGTTTGGAGTTATGAACGAGAGGAAAGAGTTTTTATCCGAGATAAACATTTTGTAAATATTCAAGTTGTCGAGATTATTTTGGGGAGAAGTATGAGTACTCCTGATATTAGTTTAATAAAAGATTTAGTGGAAAAAATTAATCCAGATATCCAAATTATTAGAGCTCAAGAAATTATGAATGATTAAAAAACTGCACACAACAAAGTCGAATATAAATAATTGCTATTTTCAATATGACTAAAGGGAAGCTAACTACTTCCCTTTAACCTATTCACCTCCCTTCAATCTATTCATTTCCAGACTAATCTTTTTCTGTACCACCTTTCCATAACTATCCTGTGTAATCTTCATACTAGAATGACCAAGTAGTTCAGAAACTATTTCCATAGGAACATCATTATAAAGCAAAACTGTACTTGCAAAAGTTCTTCTAGCCATGTGTGTAGTTAACCTCTTTTCTATACCAACTAAATCAGCTATTTCCTTTAGATAAGAATTATAACGCTGATTGCTTATTCTAGGAAAAATGTAAGTATCACCATTTTGGTAATTCTCTAAAACCTCTAGTGCTTTTGGCAATAATGGTATAGACAGCTCCTTAGAGGTCTTCTCACGCTTCATCTTAATCCACAAATTGCCATCAAAACCTTTAACAATATTGGATTGCTTTAAGCTCATTAGCTCATTATAAGGCAACCCTGTATAACAAGAAAACACAAACAATTCCTTGATGAATTGCAACCTAGATTGCATAAACTCATGTTGTTCTA
The nucleotide sequence above comes from Flavobacteriaceae bacterium HL-DH10. Encoded proteins:
- a CDS encoding AAA family ATPase produces the protein MNLQKAQKQRVKLRIGISSPSGFGKSYSALLMAFGMTNDWSKIAVIDTENGSANLYAALGEYNTLNLEAPYSPERYIEALKTCEKASMEVIIIDSITHEWNGKGGCLQIHEQLGGRFQDWSRVSPRHQAFIDAILASTCHVITTVRKKIDYSMDKDANGKTKVVKVGLKDITREGLDFEMTTCFEIINDNHLVIASKDRTNLFSGKPEFKITSGTGKLLVNWCNNDKTEQEILATIAKEIFACTTVEGLRHIYIKYPSYQTKIKDTILIRKKAIENAASQVIPNSQIINQQSKNQQNGIDQNS
- a CDS encoding helix-turn-helix domain-containing protein, producing the protein MEWISSSKSNRSFALDHNIDEKTVRKIIQEDGYRIPVKTLQKICDAREIRLSQFFELLNL
- a CDS encoding helix-turn-helix domain-containing protein, encoding MKKLKFEDLPKAMELALEKLTTIEHQLNDLKLYFQPKEPVELMTRNEVTEYLKINMTTLWNWTNKRKLTAYGIGARVYYKRSEIEKSIIRFKK
- a CDS encoding caspase family protein, with amino-acid sequence MESNSAIVSGRTLLISVGIEEYLRTSDFSKVRYANKDASELKKAFEIDSTIDENEIVLLINQQATKSTIKKELEKITQKATKFDRIIFFFAGHGAYSEGQNWIVPFDAYKTDITNTGISIKEILSLFRKSDCKRNIMFFDCCHSGFELGEDERNLNSAFEIEDLLYLYKDEEYCSGFASSKSTETSVSNDVLRNGVWSSFLIRALTGKANNKIYEDGILFNDNLQDFLNKNVKDFVKRNTTDRKDQTPTCFGNFTNRFPIININPIIEQKLISQSYSNISFKRISMLSEERGDVKSLNGFIKGKHKVPNYKNSTTEDFIKSCSLREIFEDIGEITDSIKKLNYKRKEVETNIENGFASISTPDFTYFINIEQLDEEPSEYILTRTLEEFKDSQIIDSDKFNSIFEKSFDELKFDLSKSIDIENLIDHIEDLENDKIKVDFDHNNLNWCKINIEGLEYDIVVEPNSISITYYRMTSPFNLIKAFEKTHNTLLNTPELKILE
- a CDS encoding IS110 family transposase, encoding MNKYSEIYGLDISKDVFDVYGSQTGHTQFKNDERGFKSFLNYVSKGALVVMEATGYYHYRLAQFLFKSGVCVSVVNPLSVKRFIQMKLAKVKTDKSDAKAICEYGQMNGVPLYTALNEVQSECLQLFRLLDSYIKQSTASKNKLHGEETLGIPSKFVYRSLKRHVKHLKKEIAAIEERLLALVKQDQQYQLTLLNSIPGMGVKTALFLIVVTDGFKKFETASQLCSYVGITPTIRLSGSSVRGRSRISKVGNKKLRNLLFLCAFSACKHNKACREIYERLVNKGKSKKLALIAVANKLLKQAFAIAKSGRPYDENFVSKLA
- a CDS encoding DUF262 domain-containing protein yields the protein MNKMTNFLNTTNRNVAWFKGAFDRGELDMKPPFQRNPVWVTKQKSYLIDTILNEYPIPEIYMQETVDEKGKAKYIIVDGQQRTRAMLEFLEGKYCINAKESPDFADMYFEDLTTDQKKTIFQYNFVIRVLPDIPDPQLREIFQRLNKNVVSLNKQELRQATYWGPFIKTMNTLSDKDYWSKIDVFTANDIRRMIDVEFISELAIFYMHGFQNKKDNLDKYYALYEEEFENSKEVMETFDTVNGEILKILPEINNTRWSKKADFYTLFGFFAKQKDELPLSKDKREMARNKLLEFAEEINYFVKTDKGDEEVSYNPETKEYGRGIRATTDSGSRKVRENALNIKLEGLWE
- a CDS encoding DUF2971 domain-containing protein, yielding MTEILYKYRSLDNFKNFVDIILKNRLFAAPYKDLNDPMEGQYYYRTGELNRNIRSKLTEEKGKLRLCSLSRVNNNELMWSHYTNGQRGVAIGLRINDDKYTVRPIVYNGLASIQNQNYNDQTAIEILSHKLAVWSYEREERVFIRDKHFVNIQVVEIILGRSMSTPDISLIKDLVEKINPDIQIIRAQEIMND